From a region of the Vanrija pseudolonga chromosome 2, complete sequence genome:
- the liz1_2 gene encoding Pantothenate transporter liz1: protein MATKTLAYQPGHETASDGDVESVSKPVDLHEAIKPTWKGRIWDTFDLPRDERRLLFKVDALILTFASLGYFLKNLDQSNINNAFLSGMQEDLGMYGNELVTAVSIWTVGYVIGQIPSNLLLTRVSPRYVIPALEFGWGIATLGSYGVKSYKALYALRFLVGLFESGFYPGIHYLLGGWYTPREIGKRAMIFWLAGSLGSMFSGFLQAAAYTNLSGVHGLAGWRWLFIIDAIITLPIALFGFFFLPGLPLQDKKEWWLTEEENELAIARLKRIGRAGRRPWTRARIKELFSTWHIYILPLQYVIWNNGGIQQPMGYYLKSFNKKPAPVPGRHYTVPQINNLPLVATGIFIVVSLFYAWLSDGPLKGRRWPFMYIGAFFLLGIAIPLRIIPLYENIEAHFALYWLTSAASGAGPLILAWINEINQHDTEKRALLVAMGNDLAYVVQAVGPNFYWKTT from the exons ATGGCCACAAAAACACTCGCATACCAGCCCGGCCATGAGACCGCGTctgacggcgacgtcgaaAGCGTCAGCAAGCCCGTCGACCTTCACGAGGCGATCAAGCCGACCTGGAAGGGCCGAATCTGGGACACATTCGACCTCCCCAGGGATGAGCGCCGGCTGCTCTtcaaggtcgacgcgctgATCCTCACCTTTGCTTCGCTGGGCTACTTCTTGAAGAATCTTGACCAATCGAACATCAACAATGCCTTTCTCTCAGGCATGCAAGAAGATCTGG GGATGTACGGTAACGAGCTCGTCACGGCGGTGTCGATCTGGACCGTGGGCTATGTGATCGGCCAGATTCCCTCCAACCTGCTGCTCACGCGAGTATCGCCGCGGTACGTCATCCCCGCCCTGGAGTTTGGCTGGGGTATCGCCACGCTGGGCTCGTATGGCGTCAAGTCATACAAAGCTCTGTATGCCCTCCGCTTCTTGGTGGGCCTGTTCGAGTCGGGCTTCTACCCGGGCATCCactacctcctcggcggctggTACACGCCGCGCGAGATCGGCAAGCGTGCCATGATCTTCTGGCTGGCCGGCTCCCTCGGCTCCATGTTCTCGGGCTTCCTCCAGGCCGCAGCGTACACGAACCTCAGCGGCGTACACGGTCTCGCGGGTTGGCGTTGGCTCTTCATCATCGACGCGATCATCACGCTGCCCATCGCGCTGTTCGGCTTCTTCTTCCTACCTGGTCTTCCGCTccaggacaagaaggagTGGTGGCTCACAGAGGAGGAGAACGAACTTGCCATTGCTCGTCTCAAGCGCATCGGACGTgcgggtcgtcggccttggaccAGGGCTAGGATTAAGGAGCTGTTCTCGACTTGGCACATCTACATCCTGC CCCTCCAGTATGTCATCTGGAACAACGGTGGTATCCAGCAGCCCATGGGATACTACCTCAAGAGCTTCAACAAGAAGCCTGCGCCAGTCCCTGGTCGTCACTATACTGTGCCCCAGATCAACAACT TGCCCCTCGTTGCGACTGGTATCTTCATTGTCGTGTCGCTGTTCTATGCCTGGCTGTCTGATGGACCGCTAAAGGGACGCCGTTGGCCGTTCATGTACATCGGCGCGTTCTTCTTG ctcggcatcgccaTCCCGCTTCGCATCATCCCACTCTACGAGAACATTGAAGCCCACTTTGCCCTTTACTGGctcacctcggcggcgtcgggtgCTGGCCCGCTTATCCTGGCGTGGATCAATGAAATTAACCAGCACGATACCGAGAAGCGCGCTCTGCTCGTGGCGATGGGCAACGACCTGGCATATGTTGTCCAGGCGGTGGGTCCCAACTTCTACTGGAAGACGACGTGA